CGGTCGCCGTGCTCATAACCTAAATGAGCATCCAATTGAAGCATTCAAACCACGGGTAATCGATGCCTGTAACATTCCCCTAACAAAGTCATTCGCATCAAAAGTGGACGTACCCAACTCATCAATCAACTTCGCGATCTTAAGGGTTAACCAGTAGCTTCTTTACCAATTGCATCAACTGTGGCCTTATCAGCCGAAACGCTTACGTGCCACACTGGTCATTTTGGCTTATCTCCTCACCTGAGTCGAACCCTCACACACAAACCATAAGACACTCTCTGCTTCTACGCTGGCTGTATGACGCAACCAGTATCGCTACTATCGCTCGTGATGCACGTATTTCACAACCCACAGGTTATCGCTATATCCATGAAGCACTGAAAGTTGTTTCCGCCAAAACTCCTACCCTTCTAGACGCACTACGGCATGCCGAGGACAACAATAATCTCTTCGTCTGTTTGGACGGCACACTCATCCGAACAGACCGGGCAACACAAAAGAACCCGAACAACCGTCATGACCTGTGGTATTGAAGGCAAGCACAAAGCGTTTGGTGGCAATGTACAAGTACTAACCGACGAAAGCGGGTACCCGCTATGGGTATCCCCCTGAGTTGCACAGTGGTTTGTGGTTTTGGTGGGTTTGGTTGTGGGTGAGCTGGGGTTTTAGGGTGTTTTTTGGGTTTTTGTCGTACTAATTTGGTGGGTTTTTTGGGCTTGTTAGTCTTGTTGTGTGGTGCGGATTAGGAAAGTTAGGACTGCTAGCGGTGCGACTGCCGTGCAGATCGTGCGGGATGTGCATCGCCGAACTGTGGTGGATTATCATGTCGGTTCTGCCCATAACGAGATTGAACTTCACGCTTTACTCAAAAAAGCGCGTGATCTGCTTTACGCTGATCAGCTTGAGTTAGATCTTGAGTTACCAGTGGCAGGTGATACCGAAGACTCGTTGACGGTGGAGTCGATGACTGCTCGCGTATTATTGGATGTTTTTGCTTGTGCGTGGTCGACGCTTGGTTTTGATGCGATCTATCCGGTGGATTCTGTTTTTGCCCGCACTGTTTTTGCACGTGTAGTCCAGCCTTCTTCGAAGTCACAAGTACCCATGGTGCTTCAACGGTTAGGGTTACCTGCTGTTCATCGCAACACGGTTTCAGCTGCAGTGAAAACAGCTTTTGATGAGGATAAGTACAGTGCGTTTTCCCGAGCATGTTTTGATTTCAGCCTGGCACGTGGCACAGTAGCGTGGGTGCTTTATGACGTTACGACGTTGTATTTTGAAGCAGATCGTGAAGACGATTTACGTAAAGTGGGGTACTCGAAAGAGCGTCGTATCGATCCACAGGTTGTTGTGGGACTGCTTGTTGATAGCCGTGGACTTCCCTTGGAAATTTCCTGCTTCGAGGGAAACAAAGCAGAAGCACTCACCATGATTGATGTACTGAATAGCTTTCGCAGGCGGCATAACGTGGAAAATATCATTGTTGTCGCCGATGCTGGCATGATTTCTGCGGACAACTGCAATCATCTAGAAGCGCTTGGGTTTCAATTCATTATCGGGGCAAGAATGTCCAAAGCTCCCTACAAGATGGATATGCCCATCAATGAGACAGGACACGCTATTGATGATGGGCATATCGTCGAATCAACGAAAACAATGGGCCCTAGCACAACTCACCGAACCACACGGCGAATGGTCTGTCAGTATTCACACAAGCGATTTGCCAACGACAAGCACACTCTTGCCAAGCAACGTCAACGTGCTGAAGAAATCGTCACAGGAACGCGGAAACAAAAACGGGCACGGTTTGTTACCCACACCAGCGGCCATTCTGAGTTCAACACTGATGATTTTGAAAAAGCGTCACAACTAGCAGGCTGGAAAGGATACATCACCAACATCTCGGCCGAGGACATGTCAGGTGAACAAATCATTGCAACATATCATGACCTATACGAAGTGGAACGAAGTTTCCGAATGGCAAAAAGCGACCTTCAAGCCAGGCCAATGTACGTACGGAAAGAAGATTCCATCCGCGCCCACCTAAATCTCGTCTTTGTCGCCCTAGCCGTCGCACGTTTCCTACAAGATCTCACCGGATTCAGTCGACAAAAAATCATCAACATCCTCGAACCCTTACGAGACGTAACCATCAACACACCCCACGGCCCGATAACCATCCCCACAAAAATCACACCAGAAGCCCAAGAAATCCTCAACAAAATGTCGTACTAAAACTGTGCAAGTCAGGTTCTAGACGCACTACGGCATGCCGAGGACAACAATAATCTCTTCGTCTGTTTGGACGGCACACTCATCCGAACAGACCGGGCAACACAAAAGAACCCGAACAACCGTCATGACCTGTGGTATTGAAGGCAAGCACAAAGCGTTTGGTGGCAATGTACAAGTACTAACCGACGAAAGCGGGTACCCGCTATGGGTATCCCCAGTATCGCCTGGATCAACTCACGATATCACCGCAGCTCGCGAGCACGTCCTCGATGAGATAAACAATGTCGATATTCGCATCCTTGCCGATAAAGGCTATATTGGCGCAGATCACAACGTATATACACCAATCAAAGGGAAGAATCTGACAGATGAAGAATATGAGTACAACCGTCGCCTTAATAGTCTCCGGGCACCAGCAGAACAAGCAAACGCCATGCCCAAACAACTCAAAGCCCTACAACATGTAACCCTATACCCGAAGACCATAACAGCCATCGCAAAAACCACACTTGTCGTCCTACACCTCAACCACAACAAACCCTGATGAGAAAACCTCAATGTGCCGATATAAATACCAAAATCATCAGCAATCTGATGCAAAGACGTTAACTTATCCCGATTCAACGCAATCCGAACAACATCCTCACGAAACTCCCGAGGAAAACACTTAGCCATAAATAAACATCCTTCCAAAGCTAAACAATACTAGCCAATCCGAATGTCACCCACACCCACAACACTTCCTTTTGATAGTAAAAGTGAACTGCGCAGCTGGCTGCCCAACGGGGAACTAGTCAGTCTCCCACCAGCATCAACCACAGACACACTGCTACATGGCAACACTGCCCCAATAGCCACCAGCGCCACAGTCGCTGTGGGTGGTGCTGCCATGAGCACAGAGACAAGGGCTACTAACAGGCAACACCACAAGAAGAACCGGCTTACAGATCGGTGGTTGGCGGGCCGAGTAATAAGCGTCTGCGATAAAATCATAGCCCCGATACTACTGGTTACCCAAGTCACACAGCCGGACTTTAAAAAGACTCTAATGCTCGCTTCATCTTCGCGTAATTCCTTATACAAAGGGGCGCCAACCAAGCGCTAGCGAGTGCGATCACGTTTGACATAACCCATGCGGGGGCGGAACCCCTCTGGCCGCCGCAGTTGGGCCACCGCATCGCCGACGACAAGCCGAAATCTCGGATTCATAGGGGGCATCTGCATGACAGAGAACCAGCCAACCTCTAAGTTTTCATCATCGTTGACAAAGGCAGCATCACTGCCGACAACACTGCACCGCAACGCGGTGTCCATGTAGCTAGACACATCACCGTTGTCGTAGGTGATGGGCCCTACCGCACCAACACCAAGCAGTGCCTCTACTTTAATGTCCAGTCCGACTTCTTCTTTTGCTTCCCGGACTGCCGCCGCATGGGGTTCTTCACCCGGATCGACGATTCCGGTGACTGGTGTCCATTCACCGTTATCGGACCGTTTGACCAACAATACCTCCGGAACAGCAGTGATAGGAGCTCCTTCGGGCACGTCTTTGATAATGACGGCCGTCACGCCTGGAAGCCACAGGTGATCGTTACCGATCTTTTTACGCAATTCCACAATGAAATCTGGAGTGGACATGGGCTAATTCACCCCTGTCGTATCATCAGTGTTTTCGGCGCCGGAAGCTGTGCTGGCATCGTTTCCGCCTTCTTGCTGGGCAGTCTCCGCCATCATTTTCTTGGTAAATTCTTCCGCAAACTTTTCCGGATTAAATTCGGTGAAGTATTTCGCTGGTGCGGATCGCTCTTGTGCCACTTTCTTACCTACTTCCAAACTTTCCTGAGGTTTCACTCTGGCTCATTAGCTTCGCACGTGAACCCACAAGTTACTGATCTGTGTGCCAATTAGTTGCTAGTCGACGAACTATAGGCGTTCGGTAATGAATTCTTTCACTGTGTTGACGTCGTTTGGCAAGTCAGTAACGTGGCGCTCGGCATCCATCACGTGTGCAAAACGCTCCGGGATTGGTGGGAAAAAACCAGTAGCTTCGGTTATCGTTTCGGCGAATTTTACTGGCAGTGCTGTTTCCAAGCAGACGATCGGTGAATCCACCTGATCGAGCCACTCGCGGGCAACTTTGACGCCATCAGCTGTGTGCGGGTCGATTAAGACCCCGTAGTTGTCAAAGCAGTCTTTAATCACTGCGACCCGATCAGCATGGGTTGAACGGCCGGATAGGAAACCGTAGCGAGTCGGAATAATTCCAAACGCCGGGTCGCCAACCAGGGAGAACCCACCAGTTGGTACTTGGGAACCAAATAGATCTGAGATTCGCTCGGCATCACGACCCAGTAGATCAAAAATGAACCGTTCAAAATTGGAAGCGCGGGAAATATCCATCGACGGCGATGAGGTTTCAAGGGTATCGGCAGCGGAACGA
The nucleotide sequence above comes from Corynebacterium mustelae. Encoded proteins:
- a CDS encoding IS1634 family transposase, whose amino-acid sequence is MQIVRDVHRRTVVDYHVGSAHNEIELHALLKKARDLLYADQLELDLELPVAGDTEDSLTVESMTARVLLDVFACAWSTLGFDAIYPVDSVFARTVFARVVQPSSKSQVPMVLQRLGLPAVHRNTVSAAVKTAFDEDKYSAFSRACFDFSLARGTVAWVLYDVTTLYFEADREDDLRKVGYSKERRIDPQVVVGLLVDSRGLPLEISCFEGNKAEALTMIDVLNSFRRRHNVENIIVVADAGMISADNCNHLEALGFQFIIGARMSKAPYKMDMPINETGHAIDDGHIVESTKTMGPSTTHRTTRRMVCQYSHKRFANDKHTLAKQRQRAEEIVTGTRKQKRARFVTHTSGHSEFNTDDFEKASQLAGWKGYITNISAEDMSGEQIIATYHDLYEVERSFRMAKSDLQARPMYVRKEDSIRAHLNLVFVALAVARFLQDLTGFSRQKIINILEPLRDVTINTPHGPITIPTKITPEAQEILNKMSY
- a CDS encoding transposase family protein, encoding MPRTTIISSSVWTAHSSEQTGQHKRTRTTVMTCGIEGKHKAFGGNVQVLTDESGYPLWVSPVSPGSTHDITAAREHVLDEINNVDIRILADKGYIGADHNVYTPIKGKNLTDEEYEYNRRLNSLRAPAEQANAMPKQLKALQHVTLYPKTITAIAKTTLVVLHLNHNKP
- a CDS encoding NUDIX hydrolase; translated protein: MSTPDFIVELRKKIGNDHLWLPGVTAVIIKDVPEGAPITAVPEVLLVKRSDNGEWTPVTGIVDPGEEPHAAAVREAKEEVGLDIKVEALLGVGAVGPITYDNGDVSSYMDTALRCSVVGSDAAFVNDDENLEVGWFSVMQMPPMNPRFRLVVGDAVAQLRRPEGFRPRMGYVKRDRTR